In Gammaproteobacteria bacterium, the following proteins share a genomic window:
- a CDS encoding molybdopterin-dependent oxidoreductase: MNAKISRRDFMKLLGVTGASGALIGCDAPSMVNLEEGKEHVVSYLLPTEDMVPGLGVWYASMCLQCSAGCGVHGRVREGRPLKLEGNPESPINAGKSCQMGQAGLQAHYNPDRITQPLLRKKGQLVPSSWEEAFELISERVGTTSDKADRTAWFTGTISGHQQVLLQHHLQALNSKHHYAYEVVNTAVLSAVNKAMFADESPTLRLDKAELILSFGADFLGTWVSPVHFAGQFSKFRALPNRGSLIQVESKMSLTGANADLWVAAPPGSEGLLALGIANYLLNHGKPEIAQDVPQEIVDFVGRYDARKVAETTGVEYDLLRRIAKALERRSPSLVLAGAAVEGQEEGYAAVAAVQLLNLILGNIGKTIVPSMEFPLPQLQVKNGSTADLLAFSQAVVEKKLDVVFFHGANPLFNAPESLNLAQNLKNNVALKVALAQFPDETAMQADVVLPLSSHLEDWGTHVASYQPSGSVLGFQQPLMEPLHSETRGLGDVMLELLKMIRPEEYSAFKDYYAYLRNAVAGIQEQVADPLQSAQAFWQKTLSSGQIQMEGGEKNFSIEVRLADPLMSVTNESYPLMLVPSPRLGLFDGRHANLPWLQESPDQITKVVWDSWAELHPSTAEDMGIGHGDVIKVASESGSFEVKAYLTKSVHKNVVAVPLGQGHASYGRYAEGVGVNPLTILNLKQEKVTGELAMYATAVKLEKMDATGTLVRMGGTDSQQGRQFVRTVPTYKPQGV, from the coding sequence ATGAATGCAAAAATAAGTCGCAGAGATTTCATGAAGCTGCTGGGTGTGACCGGAGCCAGTGGCGCTTTAATTGGTTGTGATGCGCCCAGCATGGTGAATTTGGAAGAGGGCAAAGAGCACGTTGTCTCTTACCTGTTGCCCACGGAGGATATGGTGCCAGGGCTGGGTGTTTGGTATGCCTCCATGTGTTTGCAGTGTTCCGCTGGCTGCGGTGTGCATGGTCGGGTGCGTGAGGGGCGGCCTTTGAAACTGGAGGGTAACCCAGAGTCGCCTATTAATGCAGGCAAGTCTTGCCAGATGGGGCAGGCGGGGTTGCAGGCGCACTACAATCCTGACCGTATTACGCAGCCGCTGCTGCGCAAAAAAGGTCAGTTGGTACCGAGCAGCTGGGAAGAGGCTTTTGAACTGATCAGTGAGCGTGTGGGGACGACTTCTGATAAGGCGGATCGAACGGCTTGGTTCACCGGCACGATAAGTGGCCATCAGCAGGTTTTGTTGCAACATCATCTGCAGGCGCTGAACTCAAAACATCACTACGCCTATGAGGTGGTGAATACGGCGGTCTTGAGCGCGGTCAATAAAGCGATGTTTGCCGATGAGTCGCCAACATTGCGTTTGGATAAGGCCGAGTTGATCCTCTCGTTTGGGGCGGACTTCCTTGGCACCTGGGTTTCTCCGGTGCATTTTGCGGGGCAGTTTTCTAAATTCCGGGCGCTGCCCAATCGCGGCAGTTTGATACAGGTTGAGAGCAAAATGTCGCTGACCGGTGCCAATGCGGATCTGTGGGTGGCGGCTCCTCCCGGCAGTGAAGGTCTGCTGGCGTTGGGTATTGCCAATTATTTGTTAAACCACGGTAAGCCGGAAATTGCGCAAGATGTTCCACAAGAGATTGTCGATTTTGTGGGGCGTTACGATGCTCGTAAGGTGGCGGAAACCACTGGTGTGGAGTACGACCTGTTGCGCCGCATTGCCAAGGCTCTGGAGCGTCGCAGCCCCAGTTTGGTTTTGGCCGGTGCTGCGGTTGAAGGTCAGGAGGAAGGTTATGCCGCCGTTGCCGCTGTGCAACTGCTGAACCTGATTTTGGGCAACATTGGTAAGACCATTGTGCCCTCGATGGAATTTCCACTGCCGCAGTTGCAGGTTAAAAATGGCTCAACCGCCGATCTGTTGGCCTTTTCTCAGGCCGTTGTGGAGAAAAAACTCGACGTGGTCTTTTTTCATGGAGCCAATCCACTTTTCAATGCGCCCGAGAGTTTGAATCTAGCACAAAACCTGAAAAACAACGTCGCTCTGAAAGTAGCTTTGGCGCAATTTCCTGATGAGACCGCGATGCAGGCGGATGTGGTTTTACCGCTTTCTTCTCATTTGGAAGATTGGGGTACGCACGTTGCCAGTTACCAGCCTTCCGGCAGTGTGCTCGGGTTTCAGCAGCCCTTGATGGAGCCGCTGCACAGCGAAACCCGAGGTCTGGGTGATGTGATGCTGGAGTTGTTGAAAATGATTCGACCTGAAGAGTATTCGGCTTTCAAGGATTATTATGCCTACTTGCGTAACGCCGTTGCCGGTATCCAAGAGCAAGTGGCTGATCCGTTGCAGAGTGCTCAGGCCTTTTGGCAAAAAACCTTGAGTTCAGGGCAGATTCAAATGGAAGGAGGGGAGAAAAACTTCAGTATCGAAGTTCGTCTCGCTGATCCACTGATGTCCGTTACGAATGAGAGCTACCCCCTAATGCTGGTGCCTTCACCCCGCTTGGGTCTGTTTGACGGTCGTCATGCCAATTTACCGTGGTTGCAAGAGTCACCGGATCAGATCACCAAAGTGGTGTGGGACTCGTGGGCGGAACTGCACCCCAGCACGGCTGAAGATATGGGTATTGGTCATGGCGACGTGATTAAGGTTGCTTCTGAGAGCGGTTCTTTTGAGGTCAAGGCGTACCTAACCAAGTCAGTGCATAAAAATGTGGTGGCGGTGCCGTTGGGTCAGGGTCATGCGTCGTATGGGCGTTATGCCGAGGGGGTTGGGGTGAACCCGTTGACCATATTGAATCTTAAACAGGAAAAGGTGACAGGGGAGTTGGCCATGTACGCCACGGCGGTGAAACTGGAAAAAATGGATGCAACGGGCACTTTGGTGCGCATGGGCGGTACTGATTCGCAGCAGGGGCGGCAATTTGTCCGTACCGTGCCAACCTACAAACCTCAAGGTGTTTAG
- a CDS encoding bacteriohemerythrin: MKRPRRLYWVTLVVCVLMLCVGISAEVYQYNTGMGVAGLNNPHYWDMYIATFVFWIGMSHSGTLLSAILLLIGADWRKPIYRFAEAMTTFSLLTAAIFPVIHLGRVWNMYWVLPYVSDRGIWPAFTSPLIWDAFAITTYLCSSVLFLFIGMIPDLAICRDNTTGWRKRLYGILSAGWTGSDRQWRNFRQTYFLMACFLIPLAVSVHSIVSADFAVSIMPGWHVTSFPPYFVSGALYSGCAAIITLFIMLRYFFKFEKYMTKPILEKVCLLTFCIAMIWSYLNLVEFASVWYGHDVYSKEVLIGKATGPYAPVFWTMIFCGFIVPFAFLSKKLRNNLSVMFVVSLLLNLGMFTERWMIVAPTLAMPHEVHQFDIMWGSFVEWAIIFGSFGWFGMLFLIFVKIVPSISMYEVKELVYHHREDTFRWNKGFSVGIDSLDKQHRNLVDLTNEMHAAISHRKDRGVLKKMVSQLAEYVQVNFSHEEELMSKSNYPDYKAHKAEHNLLVGRVIEYQNRIELGDETVFDELPAFLNSLLINHLKGTDMKYVAHFNQHGIA, translated from the coding sequence ATGAAACGCCCCCGTCGTCTTTATTGGGTGACGTTGGTGGTCTGTGTATTGATGCTCTGTGTTGGCATCAGCGCGGAGGTTTATCAATACAATACCGGCATGGGCGTGGCGGGCTTAAATAATCCTCATTATTGGGATATGTACATTGCGACGTTTGTTTTTTGGATCGGCATGAGCCATTCGGGAACCTTATTGTCGGCGATTTTGTTATTGATTGGTGCCGATTGGCGTAAACCGATTTATCGTTTTGCTGAGGCGATGACCACCTTTTCTCTTTTGACTGCGGCTATTTTCCCCGTAATTCATTTGGGGCGTGTCTGGAATATGTATTGGGTGCTGCCTTACGTCAGTGACCGTGGTATTTGGCCTGCGTTTACCTCGCCTCTGATCTGGGATGCCTTTGCGATTACCACTTATCTTTGTTCTTCGGTGCTGTTTTTGTTCATTGGTATGATTCCTGATTTGGCTATTTGTCGAGATAATACAACGGGTTGGCGTAAACGTCTTTATGGCATTCTTTCTGCCGGTTGGACGGGCAGTGACAGGCAGTGGCGAAATTTTAGGCAGACCTATTTCTTGATGGCCTGTTTTCTGATTCCACTCGCCGTTTCTGTACACTCGATTGTTTCGGCTGATTTTGCGGTTTCGATCATGCCGGGCTGGCATGTCACCAGTTTCCCTCCCTATTTTGTTTCCGGTGCTCTTTACTCGGGCTGTGCAGCAATCATCACCTTGTTCATTATGTTGCGCTATTTCTTCAAGTTTGAGAAGTACATGACCAAGCCGATTCTCGAAAAAGTCTGTTTGTTGACATTTTGTATCGCGATGATCTGGAGTTACCTCAATCTGGTTGAATTTGCCTCGGTCTGGTATGGGCATGACGTTTACAGTAAAGAGGTTTTGATTGGCAAAGCGACAGGGCCTTATGCACCGGTTTTCTGGACAATGATTTTCTGTGGTTTTATTGTTCCCTTTGCCTTTTTATCGAAAAAGTTACGAAATAATCTGTCGGTTATGTTTGTGGTTTCGTTGCTTTTGAATCTAGGCATGTTCACCGAGCGCTGGATGATTGTGGCACCGACGTTGGCCATGCCGCACGAGGTGCATCAGTTTGACATTATGTGGGGCAGTTTTGTTGAATGGGCGATTATCTTCGGCAGCTTTGGCTGGTTTGGCATGCTGTTTTTGATTTTTGTCAAAATTGTTCCGTCCATCTCAATGTATGAAGTGAAGGAACTGGTGTACCACCATCGTGAAGATACCTTCCGTTGGAATAAAGGTTTTTCTGTTGGTATTGACTCCCTTGATAAGCAGCATAGAAATTTGGTCGACTTGACCAATGAAATGCATGCGGCAATATCACATCGAAAAGACCGAGGTGTGTTGAAAAAAATGGTGTCTCAGCTTGCAGAATACGTTCAGGTTAACTTCAGTCATGAAGAAGAGTTGATGTCGAAGAGCAATTATCCTGATTATAAAGCGCATAAAGCGGAGCATAATCTCTTGGTTGGTCGGGTGATTGAGTATCAAAACCGAATTGAATTGGGTGATGAAACGGTGTTTGATGAATTGCCGGCTTTTTTGAACTCGCTGTTGATTAACCACCTTAAGGGTACGGATATGAAATACGTTGCTCACTTTAACCAGCATGGCATTGCCTGA
- a CDS encoding c-type cytochrome, which produces MKNWPLILLSLLAYSYVPSLYAWPWSTDMGNQISIKPQEPAIVGAGGELQMRSFPKRSIAVTGKATTVANREESDALLNPVAVDALSLRKGRQLYDIYCSACHGYDGKANTPVSRKIFSVPLINERVQQEISEGWLWGTITFGSAIMPAYGVPGAGGGSNDLTVEERWHVVNYIRNGLLDVVSR; this is translated from the coding sequence ATGAAAAACTGGCCATTGATCCTGTTGAGCTTGTTGGCTTATAGTTATGTCCCTTCGCTTTACGCTTGGCCGTGGTCTACTGATATGGGCAATCAGATCAGTATTAAACCTCAGGAGCCTGCTATTGTAGGCGCAGGTGGTGAGTTGCAGATGCGTTCTTTTCCTAAGCGTTCCATTGCCGTTACGGGTAAAGCGACTACAGTGGCTAATAGAGAAGAGTCAGATGCCTTGCTGAATCCTGTTGCAGTAGATGCGCTCTCACTCAGAAAAGGCCGGCAGTTGTATGACATTTATTGTTCTGCTTGTCACGGTTATGACGGCAAAGCAAATACGCCGGTGAGCCGTAAGATTTTTTCGGTGCCTTTGATTAATGAGCGGGTGCAACAAGAGATCAGTGAAGGTTGGCTGTGGGGTACGATCACGTTTGGGAGTGCCATTATGCCTGCTTACGGAGTGCCTGGTGCCGGTGGTGGCAGTAACGATCTGACCGTCGAAGAGCGTTGGCATGTGGTGAATTATATTCGCAACGGTTTGCTTGATGTGGTGTCCCGTTAG
- a CDS encoding 4Fe-4S dicluster domain-containing protein, producing MSIKNIVDNWSKYRKGIEEGGHHDYEHRWTMSINLDQCVGCNACSTACYAENNLATVGKEKFEAGQAMHWMRIERYWDKPESEYPEDGASFIPMMCQQCGAATCEPVCPAVATYHTPDGLNAQVYNRCIGSRYCGTNCPFKVRYFNNFSYLETAWPEPLNHQLNPDITVRDKGVMEKCTFCVQRIKAVKTTAKMEDRDVMDGEVVPACVQACPSSAIVFGDTLDESSQVAGLWKEHEVKRRVTEQEKSDPNKRGYRIFEELGVDPSVMYLERMRDTDI from the coding sequence ATGTCGATTAAAAATATTGTTGATAACTGGTCAAAGTACCGCAAGGGCATCGAAGAGGGTGGGCATCACGATTACGAACATCGTTGGACGATGTCGATTAATTTGGATCAATGCGTAGGCTGCAACGCCTGTTCAACGGCTTGTTATGCCGAGAATAATTTGGCCACGGTGGGCAAAGAGAAATTTGAGGCGGGGCAAGCGATGCACTGGATGCGCATTGAACGTTATTGGGATAAACCCGAAAGCGAATATCCTGAAGACGGGGCTAGTTTTATTCCGATGATGTGTCAGCAGTGTGGGGCGGCCACCTGTGAGCCGGTCTGCCCAGCGGTGGCAACGTACCATACCCCCGACGGCTTGAATGCACAGGTTTATAATCGTTGTATTGGTTCCCGTTACTGCGGTACCAATTGCCCCTTTAAAGTGCGTTATTTTAATAACTTTTCCTATCTTGAAACCGCTTGGCCAGAGCCGCTAAATCATCAATTGAATCCTGACATTACCGTGCGTGATAAAGGCGTGATGGAAAAATGTACTTTTTGTGTTCAGCGTATCAAGGCGGTAAAAACCACCGCTAAGATGGAAGACCGTGATGTGATGGATGGTGAAGTGGTCCCCGCCTGTGTGCAGGCCTGTCCTTCCTCTGCCATTGTGTTTGGCGATACCTTGGATGAGAGCAGTCAGGTTGCTGGGCTTTGGAAAGAGCATGAGGTAAAACGTCGGGTCACTGAGCAAGAAAAAAGTGATCCAAACAAGCGTGGTTATCGTATTTTTGAGGAGCTGGGTGTTGATCCTTCGGTAATGTATCTGGAGCGTATGAGAGATACGGATATTTAA
- a CDS encoding DUF3341 domain-containing protein: MKKNHRMLASFKDFDYAFDAIKDIRSERVAGVSIDDVTLNSPIEHPEIDEVLGNRPVYIARFAFFGAVFGMVFGFIFLASAQAGFLVQPVGGKPVIPLISNIVLIYEMFIFFAVWSIFFGFMLMSGLFKNSMLVLFNRNKELYNEASSVDEVVVIVETDELLLSHLKALFEEHSAVDVKWEKIA, from the coding sequence ATGAAAAAAAATCATCGAATGCTTGCATCGTTTAAGGATTTTGATTATGCCTTTGATGCAATCAAAGATATACGCAGCGAAAGGGTGGCGGGTGTCAGTATTGACGATGTGACCCTTAATTCTCCGATAGAACATCCAGAAATTGATGAGGTTTTAGGCAATCGTCCTGTTTACATTGCCCGTTTTGCTTTTTTTGGCGCGGTGTTTGGAATGGTCTTTGGTTTTATTTTTCTGGCCTCTGCGCAGGCTGGATTTTTGGTGCAGCCGGTGGGAGGAAAGCCGGTTATTCCTTTGATTAGTAACATCGTTTTGATTTATGAGATGTTCATCTTTTTTGCTGTTTGGTCGATTTTTTTTGGTTTTATGTTGATGTCTGGGCTGTTTAAAAACAGCATGCTGGTGTTGTTTAACAGAAATAAAGAGCTCTATAACGAAGCTTCGAGTGTGGATGAAGTGGTGGTGATTGTGGAGACGGATGAGTTGTTGCTCAGTCATTTAAAGGCCTTATTTGAAGAACACTCTGCCGTTGATGTTAAGTGGGAGAAAATTGCATGA